A genomic segment from Mycoplasma sp. 1018B encodes:
- a CDS encoding class I SAM-dependent DNA methyltransferase, protein MKKIQSIEPNIADLVNGWLKSYGLDYKLEQEKLNEQIDKALDEYKSKSGGTGGNRPDAKLLLRDEYLNYYPILIEYKGYKDKLVKLDNYNRVDNKTIKNEPNYQNINNYAVNGAIHYANAILHYTNYTKIIAIGVTGYKNNAGKIEHSIGVYYVSKDNLGMGQEIGKYSDLSFLRKENFNEFIKKANELFLSNEELEELKQKREQEITSSLIKLNNDIYANEKGLSENDRVYLVSASIMATLGIPNKVSPLEKSDLKSSIEEGNTDGDIIVRKIESFLKNKNLPKSKQDLIIRTLKNILLSDNINKPINGESQLKRIFCKIVDDLGIYYKIGLTTDFTGKLFNEMYSWLGFTQDKLNDVVLTPSYVANLLVKLARVNKDSYVWDFATGSAGLLVAAMNEMINDAKAKIISPLELTEKESKIKAEQLLGLEVLPNIYMLAILNMILMGDGSANILNKDSLIDFDGKYGFAKIDEKFPADAFVLNPPYSATGNGMIFVEKAFSMMKKGYAAIIIQNSAGSGKAKEINQKILKNNTLLASIKMPIDLFIGKSSVQTNIYVFRIGEAHHKDNIVKFIDFSNDGYTRTNRKKANVNLVDSNRAKERYQEIVDLVRFGKSKLNIFTEKEYCEGYIDPENGSDWNQSAPIDTKPTLADFKKTVADYLAWEVSNIIKNTNKEDEELKK, encoded by the coding sequence ATGAAAAAAATACAATCTATTGAACCAAATATAGCTGATCTTGTTAATGGTTGACTTAAAAGTTATGGCTTAGATTATAAATTAGAACAAGAAAAGCTAAATGAACAAATAGATAAAGCATTAGACGAATACAAATCTAAAAGTGGTGGGACAGGTGGTAATAGACCAGATGCCAAACTTTTATTACGTGATGAATATTTAAATTATTATCCTATTTTGATTGAATATAAAGGTTATAAAGATAAACTCGTTAAATTAGATAACTATAATAGAGTGGATAATAAAACTATTAAAAATGAACCTAATTATCAAAATATCAATAATTATGCTGTCAATGGTGCAATACACTATGCAAATGCTATACTTCATTATACTAATTACACAAAGATAATTGCTATAGGTGTTACAGGATATAAAAATAATGCTGGCAAAATTGAACATTCTATAGGAGTATATTATGTATCAAAAGATAATTTAGGAATGGGACAAGAAATAGGCAAATATAGTGATCTTTCATTTTTAAGAAAAGAAAACTTTAATGAGTTTATCAAAAAAGCTAATGAATTATTTTTATCCAATGAAGAATTAGAAGAACTTAAACAAAAAAGAGAACAAGAAATTACTTCAAGTCTTATAAAACTAAATAATGATATATATGCAAATGAAAAAGGTCTTAGCGAAAATGATAGAGTATATCTTGTATCAGCTTCAATAATGGCAACCTTAGGTATACCTAATAAAGTAAGTCCTTTAGAAAAATCTGATTTAAAATCTTCAATAGAAGAAGGTAACACAGATGGTGATATCATAGTAAGAAAAATTGAATCCTTTTTAAAAAATAAAAATTTACCTAAATCCAAACAAGATCTCATCATAAGAACACTAAAAAATATATTATTATCAGATAATATCAATAAACCAATAAATGGAGAAAGTCAATTAAAGAGAATCTTTTGTAAAATCGTAGACGATTTAGGAATATATTACAAAATAGGCTTAACAACTGATTTTACTGGAAAATTATTTAATGAAATGTATTCTTGATTAGGTTTTACTCAAGATAAATTAAATGATGTAGTTTTAACACCATCTTATGTTGCAAATTTATTAGTCAAATTAGCCAGAGTAAATAAAGATAGTTATGTATGAGATTTTGCAACAGGTAGTGCGGGATTACTAGTAGCCGCCATGAATGAAATGATTAATGATGCCAAAGCAAAAATTATTTCTCCTTTAGAATTAACAGAAAAAGAATCAAAAATCAAAGCTGAACAACTCTTAGGTTTAGAAGTATTACCTAATATTTATATGTTAGCGATTTTAAATATGATTCTTATGGGGGATGGTAGTGCAAATATTTTAAATAAAGACTCATTAATTGATTTTGACGGTAAATATGGTTTTGCCAAAATCGATGAAAAATTTCCTGCTGATGCTTTTGTTCTTAATCCGCCATATTCAGCAACTGGTAATGGTATGATTTTTGTTGAAAAAGCTTTTTCAATGATGAAAAAAGGCTACGCGGCAATTATTATTCAAAATTCAGCTGGCAGCGGTAAAGCCAAAGAAATTAATCAAAAAATACTAAAAAATAATACGCTTCTTGCTAGTATAAAAATGCCTATAGATTTATTTATTGGTAAATCAAGTGTACAAACTAATATATATGTATTTAGAATTGGTGAAGCACATCATAAAGATAACATAGTAAAATTTATCGATTTTTCTAATGATGGTTATACAAGAACAAACAGAAAAAAGGCAAATGTTAATTTAGTAGATTCAAATAGAGCCAAAGAAAGATATCAAGAAATTGTAGATCTTGTACGTTTTGGAAAAAGTAAACTTAATATATTTACTGAAAAAGAATATTGTGAAGGATATATTGACCCAGAAAATGGTTCAGATTGAAATCAAAGTGCACCAATAGATACAAAACCCACACTTGCTGATTTTAAAAAAACAGTAGCTGATTATTTAGCTTGAGAAGTTTCTAATATTATTAAAAATACGAATAAGGAAGATGAAGAACTAAAAAAATAG
- a CDS encoding MGA_1079 family surface serine endopeptidase, with amino-acid sequence MKKIFKLFLNLLPISSLTIFAASCINKDIDSKNIFDKVTIEFDYPNKENTLVADFNINNLTYQVKNNDSYNISIDNLQIIQTNSLQGQITLNYILKLDYQNRIYKSQIFQKTITDFKKYQSNSGFTQYSLFNQNQEQILLDKNQLNNQNLIFDVLDKNNLLASSVNESQIITKNSNVDNDYQIIIKLNEANDLEGSLKIHYQIINKNNCYNSASNILEYTIFGFQKTNNFNNKENHQLWIEANNELNNWAQEVIFDYENKENVLSSQAQINSFIWKNQNQKYSSLNLEIYAISDFDDYDGSLLITYALKRDHHIFGSISSNLMQIKVDFFAQLKKQKTQIENKLLKILKELHKKADNIFTIQTNNNLENLTIDNIKIDQSFLTKNNINLKINDINYDAKNGLIEINYQVKDQSNNANFILNNQKLLLFNHFNNQSVNNNLIIDAQRELNDLNLNLDYSNKEKTKVEDLDLNKIFIVDNNDYKLVNLEIINLNKEIGQVTLAYQISKYNNNLKENIYSQIFYASINNFLKVMPNENQINTLTKQMNELNYEFDYPNKENTLVKHVLYENLIVKNLNSNYPVESFRNLQFDLETNTIKFEYRLIKKETNVVSNWKQTQLNGFLNWKQSSTLQELNSFMKNFELKINQDINPDLHIKLYSTSINKTNALYFLNLINDKNIKLTVKDLELDKNDINTLHLILVATKNDISIEDKRSIKFTNDFNDLTANIKINNIESLYNVDYQLINLLSGQKIYDNLDLLEQAFEKKNTKVNNLFDFKINWDRTSSQIVKVTKNIRINSKPTEAEVYEVLWNFSIDLFYNNLLIKTIDNVKQTIDHTRFELFTNNFLYTFINKQASDFNYKPSEYFIKEAKFENNTTNVSLSNYFAKAASDIKKETGNKYKSIPANLSWLNKDDSLTRELFKEIILKSFDFELGNWQISEVLKFAYIKDPSLTNILNFAFVHGPYVKVLVKLTKGEQELIYPIIFSNLIVDQTNRDSLVFTNLIKNNNVSRIIRNLKVKEAFHSHEDYIPSQIYDKLNDLYELAKQGEYSIKFLPKELAQIRNNAYYNENDGTATVRFGLYKNDEFTGIKTNSTFTLRYFKELEAQDFAPKNRWFVTDDFNNEQYQKPEANIINLVDQINSTNFTYNFVQGEYRAQTANNDIRTRRTLDPKLIMQQKAFDKLNHLLRFVSNNNNQLAYAQIRNEKDQENNLTLNPLTNNYFIYFYDVKSDNNHELTFKLGVINKKNSQIRYTANKEITLKNLYNDYQLEAYPLALINNLTNKELIINKNEIAKLTVNEFNNLVKNNLEQANQLVKMQQKAYHDFTLDNWENNLSIDQVKIINKEQSQRLFVSFKYNNYLLPKATGDVNQVIKGDVWYEINGFKNQIIDNINNEEILDNLNAVYDMKKVFLANDLILRRRKINLNYKDNYFEIDKANNQVNWIFKKDYYEAILNRKNLSESKIKFHFFANLLYQDAYRIWRISKYDRGISVDLDYEKLLKEKQIIIDQETSATDEIKVKYRLTFTLTNEGIKFNYSLLDNDRFRIVGDQFAKRTYFHDANNLPEIKFNPDEAIFFNQNFGSSVVIEYANKQANETFSQYLTNKFDYQNMSINKFDNMPYYIYNEGYNHNELFKYNPNETLPYKWHEGYKTSIEMMHQSYKDPRINDINNRVLGLGQGSSLLIGKVSDDPKDGKYYFITNNHVVNNNNFVENPVANAWQSRNLVTHSSLDKLWRSGDIFEGGWNDFNNTRVQTFVFWTGIKQITEAKEARTGLNVDLSAYMIDINEAIDNLKNQGKYKALSWFENIKNLPDLNVSNYNKDNFTYFLNAVNRDNARSFKWEYKPIYSTNRLFTGWPAFRQVSHIVNRNNIGDNREFFTRTSDSTSYAPILFRGGLSGTGIVDDRGNYISSINSAALYYLGTSWYNYSKIWEANKKDYLHFNYFGFVDQPEDLLNAPNTNSLAANFLKLSAWDSSIKIPDWIINPIKLTQFDNQVKNKEK; translated from the coding sequence ATGAAAAAAATTTTTAAATTATTTTTAAATTTATTACCAATAAGTTCATTGACTATTTTTGCAGCTAGTTGTATTAATAAAGATATTGATAGTAAAAATATTTTTGATAAAGTTACAATCGAATTTGATTATCCTAATAAAGAAAATACTTTAGTTGCTGATTTTAATATTAATAATTTAACATATCAAGTAAAAAATAATGATTCATATAATATTAGTATTGATAATTTGCAAATTATTCAAACCAATAGTTTGCAGGGACAAATAACTTTAAATTATATTTTGAAATTAGATTATCAAAATCGTATTTATAAAAGTCAAATTTTTCAAAAAACAATTACTGATTTTAAAAAATATCAAAGCAATAGTGGTTTTACTCAATATTCTTTATTTAATCAAAATCAAGAACAAATTTTGCTAGATAAAAATCAATTGAATAACCAAAATTTAATTTTTGATGTTTTGGATAAAAATAATTTATTAGCTTCCAGTGTTAATGAATCACAAATTATTACTAAAAATTCTAATGTAGATAATGATTATCAAATTATTATCAAATTAAATGAAGCTAACGATTTAGAAGGTTCATTAAAAATTCATTATCAAATAATAAATAAAAATAATTGTTATAATAGTGCTTCAAACATTTTAGAATACACTATTTTTGGTTTTCAAAAAACTAATAACTTTAATAATAAAGAAAATCATCAATTATGAATAGAGGCTAATAATGAATTAAATAATTGAGCTCAAGAAGTAATTTTTGATTATGAAAATAAAGAAAATGTTTTGAGTTCTCAAGCTCAAATTAATAGTTTTATATGAAAAAATCAAAATCAAAAATATAGTAGCTTAAATCTTGAAATTTATGCAATTAGTGATTTTGATGATTATGATGGCAGTTTATTAATTACTTATGCTCTTAAAAGAGATCATCATATTTTTGGTAGCATTAGTTCCAATTTAATGCAAATTAAAGTAGATTTTTTTGCTCAATTAAAAAAGCAAAAAACTCAAATTGAAAATAAATTATTAAAGATACTAAAAGAATTACACAAAAAAGCTGATAATATTTTTACAATTCAAACAAATAATAATTTAGAAAATTTAACAATTGATAATATTAAAATAGATCAATCTTTTTTAACAAAAAATAATATAAATTTAAAAATTAATGATATTAATTATGATGCAAAAAATGGTCTAATAGAAATTAATTATCAAGTTAAAGATCAAAGTAATAATGCTAATTTTATTTTAAATAATCAAAAATTATTATTATTCAATCATTTTAATAATCAAAGTGTTAATAATAATTTGATAATAGATGCGCAAAGAGAATTAAATGATTTAAATTTAAATCTTGATTATTCAAACAAAGAAAAAACTAAAGTGGAAGATTTAGATTTAAACAAAATATTTATTGTTGATAATAATGATTATAAATTAGTTAATTTAGAAATTATTAATTTAAATAAAGAAATAGGTCAAGTTACTTTGGCTTATCAAATTAGTAAATATAACAATAATTTAAAAGAAAATATTTATAGTCAAATTTTTTATGCTTCAATCAATAATTTTCTTAAAGTTATGCCAAATGAAAATCAAATTAATACATTAACAAAACAAATGAATGAATTAAATTATGAATTTGATTATCCTAATAAAGAAAATACATTAGTTAAACACGTGCTTTATGAAAATCTTATTGTAAAGAATTTAAATTCTAATTATCCAGTAGAATCTTTTAGAAACTTACAATTTGATTTAGAAACTAATACTATCAAATTTGAATATCGTTTAATAAAAAAAGAAACTAATGTTGTTTCAAATTGAAAACAAACTCAATTAAATGGCTTTTTAAATTGAAAACAAAGTTCAACTTTACAAGAATTAAATAGCTTCATGAAAAACTTTGAATTAAAAATTAATCAAGATATTAATCCTGATTTACACATTAAACTTTATTCAACAAGTATTAATAAAACTAACGCATTATATTTTCTTAATTTAATAAATGATAAAAATATTAAATTAACTGTTAAAGATTTAGAATTAGATAAAAATGATATAAATACTTTACATTTAATTTTAGTGGCAACTAAAAATGATATTAGCATTGAAGACAAAAGAAGTATTAAATTTACTAATGATTTTAATGATTTAACTGCAAATATTAAAATTAATAATATAGAAAGTCTTTATAATGTTGATTATCAATTAATCAATTTATTAAGTGGTCAAAAAATTTATGATAATTTAGATCTTTTAGAACAAGCTTTTGAGAAAAAAAATACTAAAGTAAATAATCTTTTTGATTTTAAAATTAATTGAGATCGCACTTCTAGTCAAATTGTTAAAGTAACTAAAAATATTAGAATCAATAGTAAACCTACAGAAGCTGAAGTTTACGAAGTATTATGAAATTTTAGTATTGACTTATTTTATAATAATTTACTTATTAAAACTATTGATAATGTTAAACAAACTATTGATCACACTAGATTTGAATTATTTACTAATAATTTTCTTTATACTTTTATCAATAAACAAGCAAGTGATTTCAATTATAAACCAAGTGAATATTTTATTAAAGAAGCTAAATTTGAAAATAATACTACTAATGTTTCTCTTAGCAATTATTTTGCCAAAGCAGCAAGTGATATTAAAAAAGAAACTGGTAATAAATATAAATCTATTCCAGCTAATTTAAGTTGATTAAATAAAGATGATTCTTTAACTAGAGAATTATTTAAAGAAATCATTTTAAAAAGTTTTGATTTTGAATTAGGTAATTGACAAATTAGCGAAGTTTTAAAATTTGCTTATATTAAAGATCCTAGTTTAACAAATATTTTAAATTTTGCTTTTGTTCATGGACCATATGTAAAAGTTTTAGTTAAATTAACTAAAGGTGAACAAGAATTAATTTATCCAATAATATTTAGTAATTTAATAGTAGATCAAACAAATAGAGATAGTTTAGTTTTTACGAATTTAATTAAAAATAATAATGTAAGTAGAATCATTAGAAACTTAAAAGTTAAAGAGGCTTTTCATTCACATGAAGATTATATTCCTTCACAAATTTACGATAAACTAAATGATTTATACGAATTAGCTAAACAAGGCGAATATAGTATTAAATTTTTACCTAAAGAATTAGCTCAAATAAGAAATAATGCTTATTATAACGAAAATGATGGCACAGCTACAGTAAGATTTGGTTTATATAAAAATGATGAATTTACCGGTATTAAAACCAACTCTACTTTTACTTTGAGATATTTTAAAGAATTAGAAGCTCAAGATTTTGCTCCTAAAAATAGATGATTTGTAACTGATGATTTCAATAATGAACAATATCAAAAACCAGAAGCAAACATAATAAATTTAGTAGATCAAATCAATAGTACTAATTTTACTTATAATTTTGTTCAAGGTGAATATCGTGCTCAAACAGCCAATAATGATATAAGAACTAGAAGAACTTTAGATCCTAAATTAATAATGCAACAAAAAGCATTTGATAAACTAAATCATCTTTTAAGATTTGTTTCAAATAATAACAATCAATTAGCTTATGCACAAATTAGAAATGAAAAAGATCAAGAAAACAATTTAACCTTAAATCCTTTAACTAATAATTATTTTATTTATTTTTACGATGTTAAAAGTGATAATAATCATGAATTAACTTTTAAATTAGGTGTTATTAATAAGAAAAATAGTCAAATCAGATATACAGCAAATAAAGAAATTACATTAAAAAATTTATATAATGATTATCAATTAGAAGCTTATCCTTTAGCTCTTATTAATAATTTAACTAACAAAGAATTAATTATTAATAAAAATGAAATTGCTAAATTAACAGTTAATGAATTTAATAATTTAGTTAAAAATAATTTAGAACAAGCAAATCAATTAGTTAAAATGCAACAAAAAGCTTATCATGATTTTACTTTAGATAATTGAGAAAACAATTTATCAATTGATCAAGTTAAAATTATTAATAAAGAACAATCACAAAGATTATTTGTTAGCTTTAAATATAATAATTATCTTTTACCAAAAGCTACTGGTGATGTAAATCAAGTTATCAAAGGCGATGTTTGATATGAAATAAATGGCTTTAAAAATCAAATAATAGATAATATAAATAATGAAGAGATTTTAGATAATCTTAATGCTGTTTATGATATGAAAAAAGTCTTTTTAGCAAATGATTTAATTTTAAGAAGACGTAAAATTAATTTAAATTATAAAGATAATTATTTTGAAATTGATAAAGCTAATAATCAAGTAAATTGAATTTTTAAAAAAGATTATTATGAAGCAATTTTAAATAGAAAAAATCTTTCAGAATCTAAAATAAAATTCCACTTTTTTGCTAATTTACTTTATCAAGATGCTTATCGTATTTGAAGAATTTCTAAATATGATCGTGGCATTAGTGTAGATTTAGATTATGAAAAATTATTAAAAGAAAAACAAATTATTATAGATCAAGAAACATCGGCAACGGATGAAATCAAAGTTAAATATCGTTTAACTTTTACTTTAACTAATGAAGGAATTAAATTTAATTACTCATTATTAGATAATGATCGCTTTAGAATTGTTGGAGATCAATTTGCAAAACGTACATATTTTCATGATGCTAATAATTTACCTGAAATTAAATTTAATCCTGATGAAGCTATTTTCTTTAACCAAAATTTTGGCTCGTCAGTAGTTATTGAATATGCTAATAAACAAGCTAATGAAACTTTTAGTCAATATTTAACCAACAAATTTGATTATCAAAATATGTCAATTAACAAATTTGACAACATGCCTTATTACATTTATAATGAAGGTTATAATCATAATGAATTATTTAAATATAATCCTAATGAGACTTTACCTTATAAATGACATGAAGGTTATAAAACTAGTATAGAAATGATGCATCAATCATATAAAGATCCAAGAATCAATGATATTAATAATAGAGTTTTAGGTTTAGGACAAGGAAGTTCTTTATTGATTGGTAAAGTTAGTGATGATCCTAAAGATGGTAAATATTATTTCATAACTAATAATCATGTTGTAAATAATAATAATTTTGTAGAAAATCCTGTAGCTAATGCTTGACAAAGTAGAAATTTAGTCACTCATTCATCTTTAGATAAATTATGAAGATCAGGTGATATTTTTGAAGGTGGATGAAATGATTTTAATAATACTAGAGTACAAACTTTTGTCTTTTGAACTGGTATTAAACAAATCACAGAAGCCAAGGAAGCTAGAACAGGTTTAAATGTTGATTTAAGTGCTTATATGATTGATATTAATGAAGCTATAGATAATTTAAAAAATCAAGGTAAATATAAAGCTTTAAGTTGATTTGAAAATATTAAAAATTTACCTGATTTAAATGTTTCAAATTACAATAAAGACAATTTTACTTACTTTTTAAACGCTGTTAATCGTGATAATGCTAGAAGTTTTAAATGAGAATATAAACCAATTTATTCAACTAATCGTTTATTTACCGGTTGACCTGCTTTTAGACAAGTAAGTCATATTGTTAATAGAAATAATATCGGTGATAATCGTGAATTCTTTACTCGTACTTCTGATAGTACTAGTTATGCCCCTATTTTATTTAGAGGAGGTTTAAGTGGTACAGGTATAGTAGATGATAGAGGTAATTATATTTCCTCAATTAATTCAGCCGCTTTATATTATTTAGGTACTTCATGATACAATTATTCAAAAATTTGGGAAGCAAACAAAAAAGATTATTTACACTTTAATTATTTTGGTTTTGTAGATCAACCTGAAGATTTATTAAATGCACCTAATACTAATAGTTTAGCTGCCAACTTTTTAAAATTAAGTGCTTGAGATAGTTCAATTAAAATACCTGATTGAATTATTAACCCAATTAAATTAACTCAATTTGATAATCAAGTTAAAAATAAGGAGAAATAA
- a CDS encoding restriction endonuclease subunit S: MGELFDVLSSKKIFNANKIDNIYNKQIKNTYPYIVRKTIDNGLKGYIKENEKYLNDGNTLSFAQDTFTVYYQKEKFFTGNRVKILKPKFSNVKHNVMIILTTLIQKQLEKLSWGDSSTIESINKTNFYLPTKNGKIDFEFMENFVTELEAQRVTELEAYLTVTNLKDYQLTTEEEKTLDNFTHFEWKEYRIGDLFESENGNFDIQKKHINNKGINVITAGLNSNGILGKSDVNAKIFKEKTITIDMFGNCFYRNFKYKMVTHARVFSLIPKIKITDKIGIFLANSLTYLSNKFGYENMCSFVKIKDKKIKLPIKNGKIDFEYMETFISAIQKLVIKDVVEWTDKKIKLTKQVIN, encoded by the coding sequence ATTGGTGAATTGTTTGATGTTTTATCTAGTAAAAAAATATTTAATGCAAATAAAATTGATAATATTTATAATAAACAAATAAAAAATACTTATCCATATATAGTTAGAAAAACAATAGATAATGGACTAAAAGGTTATATTAAAGAAAATGAAAAATATTTAAACGATGGAAACACTCTTTCATTTGCACAAGATACTTTTACAGTTTATTATCAAAAAGAAAAATTTTTTACAGGAAATAGAGTAAAGATTTTAAAGCCTAAATTTTCAAATGTTAAACATAACGTAATGATAATATTGACAACTTTAATACAAAAACAATTAGAAAAATTATCTTGAGGTGATAGTTCAACAATTGAAAGTATTAATAAAACAAATTTTTACTTACCAACAAAAAACGGTAAAATAGATTTCGAATTTATGGAAAACTTTGTTACTGAGCTGGAAGCTCAGCGTGTTACTGAGCTGGAAGCTTATTTAACTGTTACTAATTTAAAAGATTATCAACTTACAACTGAAGAAGAAAAAACTCTAGATAATTTTACACATTTTGAATGAAAAGAATATAGAATTGGCGATTTGTTTGAAAGTGAAAACGGAAATTTTGATATTCAAAAAAAACATATTAATAATAAAGGTATAAATGTAATTACAGCAGGACTTAATAGTAATGGTATTTTAGGAAAAAGTGACGTTAACGCCAAAATTTTTAAGGAAAAAACAATCACTATTGACATGTTCGGAAATTGTTTTTACAGAAATTTTAAATATAAAATGGTAACTCATGCAAGAGTATTTTCTTTAATTCCTAAAATTAAAATAACTGATAAAATTGGAATTTTTTTAGCAAATAGTTTAACTTATCTTTCAAATAAATTTGGCTATGAAAATATGTGTTCTTTTGTTAAAATAAAAGATAAAAAAATCAAACTACCAATAAAAAATGGCAAAATAGATTTTGAATATATGGAAACATTTATTAGTGCAATACAAAAACTTGTAATAAAAGACGTTGTAGAATGAACTGATAAAAAAATTAAATTAACAAAACAAGTTATAAATTAA
- a CDS encoding transcription antitermination protein NusB, translated as MKFKSQRDARIELINIIYAHELLNEKLDINQIFSDELTLNNKQIKSLEFINQNYDFYIKIISHFIKEGWNWERISALHRAILINATNEMFNNLAAKVAINEAIEITKLFFDDESYKMINAILQNVYKHLISLALLDKKISSNKND; from the coding sequence ATGAAATTTAAAAGTCAAAGAGATGCTAGGATTGAATTAATTAATATAATTTATGCGCATGAATTATTAAATGAAAAATTAGACATTAATCAAATTTTTAGCGATGAGTTAACGTTAAATAATAAGCAAATTAAAAGTCTAGAATTTATTAATCAAAATTATGATTTTTATATTAAAATAATTTCACATTTTATAAAAGAAGGATGAAATTGAGAACGTATTAGCGCTTTACATAGAGCTATATTAATTAATGCTACTAATGAAATGTTTAATAATTTAGCTGCTAAAGTTGCAATTAATGAAGCAATAGAAATTACTAAATTGTTCTTTGATGATGAAAGTTATAAAATGATTAATGCCATTTTACAAAATGTATATAAACATTTAATTTCTTTGGCTCTTTTAGATAAAAAAATTAGTTCTAATAAAAATGATTAA
- a CDS encoding M42 family metallopeptidase — protein sequence MKDYNEIKTKLKSYMELEAISRFEEPVVNLLKKNTQDANLTFSRDGLGSLIIATKAKENVPKIMIAAHMDEVGYLVRSIEENGNLLLSVVGGIWPAAIIGTRAKVVTNKNEKAIYGVFGHTSIHIMNKENITKVPTTKELYVDCGFNSKLEAIEYGIEIGDRVYLSGQTFEMPNDLMAGKAMDNRAGVTVIDLLANKIKNLNLPNQTFIVGTVQEEVGTRGAKTSVQLIKPDVAFAIDTGAAHDTTNAPKGVAKLGNGVALLIQDSAILTDPKLVNLLENIAQKHQIPCYRYIAEGGGTDGCELQYGYGGVPTITLSIPQRYLHAPIGVASLKDIKATLDLIYEFVKVFDNNMLKELKNL from the coding sequence ATGAAAGATTATAATGAAATTAAAACAAAATTAAAATCTTATATGGAATTAGAAGCCATTAGTAGATTTGAAGAACCAGTTGTTAACTTATTGAAAAAAAATACACAAGATGCTAATTTAACTTTTTCAAGAGATGGTTTAGGTTCATTAATAATTGCAACTAAAGCAAAAGAAAACGTTCCTAAAATAATGATTGCTGCTCATATGGATGAAGTAGGTTATTTAGTTAGATCAATTGAAGAAAATGGTAATTTATTATTAAGTGTTGTGGGCGGCATTTGACCTGCGGCTATAATTGGTACAAGAGCTAAAGTAGTAACTAATAAAAACGAAAAAGCTATTTATGGTGTTTTTGGCCATACTTCAATACATATTATGAATAAAGAAAATATTACTAAAGTTCCTACAACTAAAGAATTATATGTTGATTGTGGTTTTAATTCTAAATTAGAAGCAATTGAATATGGAATTGAAATTGGTGATAGAGTATATTTAAGTGGTCAAACTTTTGAAATGCCTAATGATTTAATGGCTGGTAAAGCAATGGATAATAGAGCTGGTGTAACTGTAATTGATTTATTAGCTAATAAAATCAAAAATTTAAATTTACCTAATCAAACTTTTATTGTTGGTACAGTTCAAGAAGAAGTTGGTACTAGAGGAGCTAAAACTAGCGTACAACTAATTAAACCTGATGTGGCTTTTGCTATTGATACTGGAGCCGCACATGATACAACTAACGCCCCTAAAGGTGTAGCTAAATTAGGTAATGGAGTTGCTTTATTAATTCAAGATTCAGCAATTTTAACTGATCCTAAATTAGTAAATTTATTAGAAAATATTGCTCAAAAACATCAAATTCCTTGCTATAGATATATAGCAGAAGGTGGTGGTACTGATGGTTGTGAATTACAATATGGCTATGGTGGCGTACCTACTATTACTTTATCTATACCACAACGCTATTTACATGCTCCTATAGGAGTAGCTTCTTTAAAAGATATTAAAGCAACTTTAGATTTAATATACGAATTTGTTAAAGTGTTTGATAATAATATGTTAAAAGAATTAAAAAATCTATAA